The nucleotide sequence TTTACTTATCAAGTAACAATTTAAAATGAAACCAGCAGAGTCTTCTCCATATGTCAGTATTGAAACCAACTTGATGgagttctctctttttatttttccttcttttcctcccagaaATTACCCAGTAATATCTATTCTGGGTCTTGTGTGTTTGTAGCACTCCTCATACTTGTTTTGAATCATTTAGATCAGTCTTTCTCagcttttttaattaaagaacacctgattattattttttcttccctgcagTGTTGGTGTACCTCATTTAATTTTCACCTTGTAATAAGTACATTATGAATGTTCACTTATGACTTTATCTTCTGATTCCACCCACTTTCTTTGCTGTATGTGGAAATACATGCAAACGCTTTTCTGTTTTGCCTGGTTGCATTTTTTCAGTCACCTGAATTCACTTCCATGTCACATACTGAAACGTTATGAACACCAGGAATCCACAGAACATGCACTAAGGAAAATTGGTCTAAACCTTGAAACCAGAAGAATTGTATTTTAACAGTAGCATATATGACATTTGGAAGAAACATGCCAGATATGATGTTGAAATGTGGTGTCACCATAGGTCAAAATTAGACATGGCACAAAGAAAAGAATGAAACCATATATTCAACAGTTTCCCAAAATACATCAGCTAGGACTACACTGAGATGTTTTTCACCAAAATCTAACAAACACATATGTCTGGTGTTATGCTTTATTCTGGGACTGCCTGCTTTAAAAAGCTAAGCGTGTGTTTAATGCCTTGTTGGATTGGTTCTTCGGAGTATTATTCAAGCACTTGGGAAGCTGTACACAATCAGTCTGAATTTCACACATGTTGATTGCTAACTGAGGCAAGAACAAACAATGTACAACAGATATGCAAGAGTCCTGTGTCTGAATGCTAATAAATGAGTTGTACTCATTTCTCAAACACAATAAAATATTGCTGCCCGTGCATAATCTTTAAGATACTTCTAGTTCAACCGTACTAAATTTTGTCTGCTTTGGAGAGAAAACAAGCCATTTATTCCCCCAGCTGTATTTACACATGGAAGTAACAATATCGAAATAAACATGTTTCATGGGCCTCTTATCTGAAGTGATTATTTTTCTCTCCAATGATATTTCCACCTATCTCTGTAATTTTTAGTTTGCCTAACACACATGGCAGGAGACAGATGCATAGTCTTCACAGCAGCTTCTTCTGAAGATATTTCCAGCCAATTTTAATAAACCAGATTCTCTCTTTCAGGAACGCACGAAGATATTTTCAAGATATACAGACTGATTTGGGAACCTAGCACACTATATCCCCCCTCCTTTTCAGAAATAGGACTTGACCACTTTTTGAAGTGTTCTATGTATGAAAATCGGTTTTAAATACTGACCTGGGTAGGAGGGGTCATTCTAAGGAAGAAGCAGATTAAATGGATCAAAACTTCTCTAGTCAACATCACTAAAGTAGAAATCTGCACTACTAGGTCTGCTAAACAGTagagcagcagagcagctctgagctGTTCGAGACCAAATATTTTATTCCATCTTGTTTctcaatacagaaaacagttcccAGAACATGCAATGTCTTTGGCATCATGTCAAGATGTAAAAAATAGAGACGTAAATGTAACTCTTAGTTCTGAGTTGAAAACGAAAAATTTCAGACCCTATATAAAGGAACCAGGACATCTGTAAGCACCTGtatgaaataaagaatgaaatggcaagatgggcTTTTGAGCATTGCAGTCTGCTCTCTTGTCACCACGGTGCTAATGGAATATATACTCATGCAAGTGAAGACAAAATTGGAGGAACGGGTCTCAACTACCTGTGAACTACTGCAGCTTTATGTCGCCCTAGCTCTCCCGACTTTaatgaaaacaaactaaaaaaaacccaaatagtgTACCGTGCAGTACAACATTGATAAGGGGAATAAATCACAATAAGTACCACAGTAATGTTACTGATCTCTCTGCATTACAGAGTTGCAAAGCTACTTGTTGGTTTTAAAGCTTATCCCACATAATgctacaaatgaaaaaaatatacatttattgTAGAGCTTAGTGAAgccattttaaattttatttttacattgctGTGCAACAGattttggaattatttttcttatgaCTTCTTTTATAAACCACAATGTTTCCTAATACATTCCAGAAAGCTGAAAAATCATCAAAGTTTTTTCTTTGAATAGTAATTTTTCACCTATCAATGCACAAACAACTATTTTATGATAAGCTTTTTATTTCTCTCAAGGCTTGTAACAAATATTACTACCCTCATGTATTAGACAGCTGGaaatttaattttccttaatttttaatcATCCTTTATGTCTAGTTCATGTTTGTTAGCATGAATAAAGGGTGCAGTGCCAGCCCATTAATAAGAGAACAATCAACATTTTGCAATCTGAGAGGCCATAAAAACTGTTTATTACAAGGCTGAAGAAATGAAGCAATTTATTCACTAGATATTATGACCTTATGCAGGGGTGGTTTATTTATGACATGGATTGAATGGGCACCATATGAGGAGCCTGTATCTCCCAGCAGTACTGTCCTCTGCTGCCAATGGTCCTCCCAAAGGCCAAGCACAGAATAACCCTGACCAGCTTTTGCACAGCCACCCGCCTAGATCCATTATGGTGCTAATGAAGTTTTATTTAATGTGGAAATGATATGTCACTTTTTATGGGTTTCACGACTCCCAAGCCATTTGGCCAGATGACCGTCAGGTGCGGCAACCGCTGTTACTTCACAGCCTTACAAAACTGGGAGTGCATTGGGTGTGTGCAGGGTGTAACACACTTGCAATGTGCAGAGCACATTTAGGACACATTGAAAGAAATGCATCTCCTTGGAAAAGCAGAAATTACAAGGCAAGCTTTGGGAAAGAAAGGAACTTCAAAATATTATATAAACTCTCTTTTTCCCTCCAAAAATGTGCATAATAGTTTCCTGTGTTAAGGCAaagtacctatttttttttttccccatatttttcctttctcttttgtgAAACAGCTGAGGTCTTATGCAGACACGAGGCAAATCAGACAGGATTGGGTGAGCTGTGTTTCCCCACCTTTAACTCCCAGTTCTGGAAGGCACAAAATACCAGCTGCTCCTTGCACCACCTGGGAGGTCCCTGCTGTGCTACCTCCACCCCTTCCAGTCCTGGCCACAGgcaggacacaggacatggggctGAGCATCCCCTGGGGCTAGAGCCTCCTGGCCCCTGAGGAGCACTTGCTCCTTTAATGTTTCTAGAACAGTGGTGCCAGTGCATTAAGTGTCTGATCCTACTTCCGCTGAGGTCCATGGTGGTCTGTTGCATTAGTTTCAATTAATCTCAGATCAGGGCTTAAAGTAGCACCATCTCTATGCAGAGTCTATCAGAAGAgatctgaaaatgaaataaaaccctagttctactgtgatttttttttgcattattaaGTCTATGAGCAGGCTCTCCACTGAAGGTTCTTAATCTTCTGTGTGAGTACAAAATAGtagtatatttttataaatatagaTGGCCTGGTAAATCAAAATATCTGTCTTCTCAGGACTCTCTAATTACCAATCTACTTTGAAAAATACAGTAAACTTTTTTTCCAAACTGCATCATAATAGATTTCCCAAAGCCTACTACAAAATGCAAAGCACTGTCACTTCAAAACATGCTCCAGGACCCTTGTTCTCCCTCTCTCATTTCCTTCGCAAATGTAATACTGCCTACAAGGGAAAACTAAAGATCCTCCTAAAAACTACCCACACCCTCTTTAGCACCACCTGCATCTTGCTTAAGTTCCTTTGCTGTACTGTTAATTCAGGCATCATCCTGAATAGCTGTCTGCCCTGATAAAAATACAAAGAGTTATAAAACGTACAGTATTGCATTGCTTTTAGCTGTGTAGCTGTGGAAGCATGTTGTGCCTATACTGAAAATATGCCTGGAACACTAAGCAGACTCTCTTTGCCGTGGGTCTGAAACTGCTACCCCTGTCAGCACAGAATATTTCAGTATAAATGTTCATTTGGGAAAAATACCACCTATGGCAAGGAGTGAACAAAGTGATCAGTGTTCATGAAGAAATTTATAAAATCTCTTCTGTGGTCACAGGTGAAGGAGAAATTGAAACTTTCAGCAGAGGATAGAGATGCAAGACTTTgccactcataaataaataccatCCCCACAATGAAACAGTTATTGCTATGATTTCATCAACCTGATAAGGTTGCCTGGAAAAGACTTTGAACAAAAAGGTGACATTGCTTCACTGAAATCACTGACAATAACTATGGTGATTTCACAGAAGCTGGAGCAGATTCTTGGTGAGAAGTAGATTTCTGTATAAAGTATCTTCCCAGGGCCacaggtagaaaagaaaaatgaacttgaTCTAGCTGGTGCATGAAAAGccttttggtgtttctttctaaagaaTAAAGCCAAAATCTTCCAAGTGGGACTCCCCCATAGAATGCTGTAGGACCTTTCAGATCTGAAAGTGAACTGGTCTCCTAAAAAGTGCTCCTGAAACATGAAGACCTTGTGTAAGGATTATAAGCTTTCAGCAATGACTTTTCGAGATTTCTGAATTCGGAGCAAAATCATTGCAGATCATCTTGCAGCTAAATAGTTATGGCATTCTCCTAAGAGACaacctccacatccaggagggcgTGAGCCAGATGGATGTTCCGGCTGCACGTTGCAGATGAAAAGTGGATGCCATGCTGCTGCCCAAACACCCTGCCTGTGTTTTTTGGAAACACTAACCTGGCATAGGCACTTCACATCATGAAATTGTTTTATGACTGAGAGGCTCAGATGAACAAAAAAGTGTTCCACAGACTGCAGTTAGGTGCCTAAATACCTTCATTAAGGTTAAACACTTGCTACTATCACCCTCCACTGATACTTTCTTTGGCTTAGGAGAGGTGCTTTACTGTTTGACTTGGTGACTTTTACACATCTCATTTTTAGATGCCTAATTGCTCCTGGCCTTGTAATATTCATCTGAACATAAGGCAGCATTGCAGGGTTGAGCTTGCAATCCTCCTCATAATGCCTAGGCTAAGCACTTGcaaccttatttaaaaaaaataggttaTTAAAGCCAGAGTTGCAAATGTATCTGGCAACATTTAAAACAGACTTTCGCATGTGAAACTCAAAAACTTACCTGAGAAATGGAAgtccacagacttttttttttttaaacatcaaatagaaaaatgtaacaaaaaattgTTTTTAGAATACATTACAGCATACTGGCATGTTATACAAACGTAATTAACCCATTCAAAATTTAAAGTAGTTGTAAGCTATGTTCAAGGCACCTTTTTTTAtaaatagtttttttttgttttaaatgttcatCTTACATTTGCACTAGTTTAACCATGTAAACAAGTCTGTGAAAGCTCAGATTTAGGTCACTTTAAGGTCTGTGTgccaaatactttagaaaaatatcATATTACATGGAAAATTCAACAAAGTAAGATATATCCATCTGTTGCCCAAACAGTTTGATAGGTGCTATGGggtaaattattattaaaaagacGAAGCCTAAAAGAGGTTTTCAAAAATTAAAGATAAGTAACATGCAATGTATCAACATTTGTGTTTATCATTTAAAAATGTACATACACGCTGAAAAAATGCAAGACTATTCCTAGTGCTATCCTATTTTTAAAGGGCAAATCTTTGGCAACAGTATTATTTGAGGTTTAAAAACATTCTCCATCTTTTTTTCCCTACACTTAATCTTGCAATATGCTAGTATGTACTTTCTTCACAAGgaaaatgtataaaattattCTTACAATATAAACACTATAAACAACTCCCTTGAGACATCTTCTGGACATAGAATCTCTGTAAAGACTTTAGTATCACTATTCAAAGATAATTATGTAAAATATGTACATTCATTCCAATGTCCTAGACTCAAGAAGACTCCACAGAAGTTGCCCGCCAGTCTTGTCCAGTTACAATTATGTCCAGCCTTGCTATTCTTGCTGTATTTCAACATAATCAACAAAAGTTTTACTTGTTTTTGTGTAGGAAGTTCCCAAACTTTTGCATAAATCCTCTCAGCTTATTTTCGTTAGGTTGCAATGGATGGAAAGCAGTTGAGTTGTAGGTAACCATGTGATTACTCCTGCCGTAACTATTCCCTAAGGTCTTGCTTTTGATATCTGAGAGATGTGAACTGCTGTTGGGTGCATTCCGTGCAGGTTGGCTCACATTTTCTATCTTATAGAATGGCTCAAAGCGACTATAAACACGCCTTTCACTCAAACGAGATCTTAGCTCCTCTTGGCATTTTGAGCTGGCCGGCTGTGGTGTCATTGAACTCGCTCTTTGAAGAGCAGGAACAGGGGCACTTTCGGGAGTAGTATTTGTGGTGATTTCCTTTACGTCTTGATACTGAATCTGCTCTGTATTAAATCTTGGGGTAGATGCATCTCCTGCAGTTTCTATGAACTTACTTTCAAGGGGGCACAAGAGAGGACACTTTTTATTGCATTCATCAGATGGAGGGTTTTGAGGTTTTGGTGACTTTGGAGGTTTTGGAGACTTTGGAGACTTTGTTGGGCTCGCTGTGACATCTTCTTTACTTCTGTTCAAGCTACCTTGAGAATTTGATGATGTGTTTCTCTTTCTCCTTGGGGAAGACTCTGTCTTATTCTCAGAAATCTTTGGCTTTTGATTCTCTTCTTCAGAAACCAACGTATCAGAACTACTACACATTCTGTAAAAGGCAGGACCTTTGTTTTTCGACAGGTTTTCCTTCTTGTCTGGTGTGAGATTAAGAAGTGACCGCAATTTCTGGGATCCTTTCTTCAGAAAACTTGGGGAATTCTTACTTTCTTTCTTTGATGTACAATCCTTACAAGACTCCTCTTTGCTAGCTTCAGTAAGAGCAGCCATAGAGATGGCCCTGCTAGCAGTGGGGCTCTTTAATTCTCCTTTGAGGTTCTTTTCCTCCTGTGGCAAGTGGTTGGTCACAATGTGCATACTTTTAGAGCTCTTCAGAGCGTCTTCTGGAAGTTCTGGACTAACTGGCTGCTTAAGTCTATGCCTAGTCAATGTGCTGTAAACGTAACTGGATGCATGTTTGTTGGCACCAGGGTCTAATATGGACTTTGAATTAAACATGGGAAAACTTCTCCTCTTTagtatattttcattttgaaggTTCTTCAAATTTTCTGCATGTTTGTCTGCACACAGTGTTGCATACAAGTAGAGAGACGAGTCGCCTCTTGCATTTGAATTTACACTAGGTTTTGTGTTGTCTGCAATAtgaattttgtggttttttgctgCATCTGATTTAAGTGGGACATTTGTGCTAAGCTCTTCTGAAACATTATCTGTTCCATTCTCCATACTTGGAGCATGATTAGATGTCCCTTTAGGTGTTGCACTTCCCTCTGACCCAATTATAGTTGAATTTGAAGAACTCGCACAGCTGCTTACTTCCTGCTGTTCAGGTAGAGTTGGCTGAAACACCAACGATGATCGTAATCGAGAATGAGAATACAACGCATGAGCTTTAATATTTTCAGCTGTGTCATAGCTGTCATATCTGTCACCCAAGGCTGACCCATTAGACTCTACTGGATAATCTGATTGATCATCCAAATATGACTTAATTCGCCAGTTACGTAGGAATGATTTTGTTGTGTGTTCCAGGGTTGGCATCCTTTGCTGCAGATGGCGGATATGATTATCCGTCCCATTAAAAGACCTCCGTACAATTGAATTTCTTTCTGCAAGATTTACTTTTGGTCGTGAAAACTGATCGGCAAAACTTTGCTGGGGTGTATTGTAGTTATTTGCATATCCTCCTCGTAATGAAGAAACAATACTAAGGCTATCGGATGGCATTTTCCACATATTTGATGGATTGTTCACTCTATTAATTGCTCTGTTGAGCAATAGGTAAGGTGTCCTTTCTGGCTTCTCCCCAGCATAGCTATGTCTCTTCCAGTGCTCATTCTTTTCACTAGGTTGATACTGCTGGATTGGATTTTGCACGTTAAAAGCTGGATGAAATGGTTGTTTATTATAGGCTTGATTTCTCAAGCCATATTTATCCATTTCATTTCCTGTGTATCTTCCACGAGTATTCCAACAAACAGGATCTATCTTGTGAACCTGGTCTTGCCGACCAAAAAGGTTTCTTTGGCTAGAAACCGATGCCAAGGAAGACACCGAGTGTTGGTATGTATCATTATCCCAGAGTATCCTGCGACTGTTAACCCGTGCTAATTCTGGGGCAAATGAACTAGGAACAGAAGAACGGGCATACAGTGTCCTGAATTCTTCATCAAAGGATTCAACCAGCTGTCCTGTGATAACCTGAACCATGCTGAGGTTGGTTTTTTCAAACGACCACATAAAGCTGAAAGAAGAACAAATGACCATTAGAAACACTTCTTTTGAACTATCGTATTACAGTGGTCCTTCCTGATAAAGCTTTCACACAAACCTCAGTATTCTACAAAtagtttctaaataaataaacaaagtgTAGGCATGATTCATGTAATTTGGTTTTGGAAAGTCTGAACTTAATACCAGTCAAACTCAGCTGGAGATTTTCCAGAGCTTTCAGTGGGAGAAGGAATGAGTCAATAACCACTGAATTGCTGTTATAAAAAGTGGATATTGCAAAAAAAAGTTCACAAATGTAGAACCGTGGAGTGCCAATACCTAATGGCACAAAATTACCTCTACAAAGACTAAGCCAGCACTGACTAGACCCACTGTATTTACTGCTGACTCAGAGAATGTTAATGTATGGTTATGctgtgaaaaaaatacatttggagTAATATGCAGAACTGCTTCAGCAGTTCCGAATGTACTTCACTCTaaacacattttcaaaaaaaGGTACCTCAGAATTGTTGAAAAGTTTACAGTTTCTACTATGCATACCAGATTGGATATGAACATCTTTTTATTGCAGTGATGATATTCAGATAAaggaaattttcctttttttctgttgcacTAGAAGGGCTGAACACATGCTCGAAGCTAAGTAGCCACAGCTATTTTACAGCTACAAAATGAGATAAAATACATTAACA is from Patagioenas fasciata isolate bPatFas1 chromosome 3, bPatFas1.hap1, whole genome shotgun sequence and encodes:
- the FAM83B gene encoding protein FAM83B, with product METSSLLSSLHDECRSDNYIEPHYKEWYRVAIDALIEGGLEAYKEFLSKERCSEFLADEEIDYILNNVHKLPQNTVYSSNHAIDDTSSSGTYWPIESDVEAPNLDLGWPYLMPGISGGTNIDLLFHPPRAQPYTIKETVRKLIRDARKVIAIVMDMFTDVDIFREIVEASTRGIAVYLLLDESNFSHFLKMTEKQGCQVQRLRNMRVRTVKGQDYYSKTGAKFHGKMEQKFILVDCKKVIYGSYSFMWSFEKTNLSMVQVITGQLVESFDEEFRTLYARSSVPSSFAPELARVNSRRILWDNDTYQHSVSSLASVSSQRNLFGRQDQVHKIDPVCWNTRGRYTGNEMDKYGLRNQAYNKQPFHPAFNVQNPIQQYQPSEKNEHWKRHSYAGEKPERTPYLLLNRAINRVNNPSNMWKMPSDSLSIVSSLRGGYANNYNTPQQSFADQFSRPKVNLAERNSIVRRSFNGTDNHIRHLQQRMPTLEHTTKSFLRNWRIKSYLDDQSDYPVESNGSALGDRYDSYDTAENIKAHALYSHSRLRSSLVFQPTLPEQQEVSSCASSSNSTIIGSEGSATPKGTSNHAPSMENGTDNVSEELSTNVPLKSDAAKNHKIHIADNTKPSVNSNARGDSSLYLYATLCADKHAENLKNLQNENILKRRSFPMFNSKSILDPGANKHASSYVYSTLTRHRLKQPVSPELPEDALKSSKSMHIVTNHLPQEEKNLKGELKSPTASRAISMAALTEASKEESCKDCTSKKESKNSPSFLKKGSQKLRSLLNLTPDKKENLSKNKGPAFYRMCSSSDTLVSEEENQKPKISENKTESSPRRKRNTSSNSQGSLNRSKEDVTASPTKSPKSPKPPKSPKPQNPPSDECNKKCPLLCPLESKFIETAGDASTPRFNTEQIQYQDVKEITTNTTPESAPVPALQRASSMTPQPASSKCQEELRSRLSERRVYSRFEPFYKIENVSQPARNAPNSSSHLSDIKSKTLGNSYGRSNHMVTYNSTAFHPLQPNENKLRGFMQKFGNFLHKNK